The Halalkalibacter krulwichiae genome has a segment encoding these proteins:
- a CDS encoding amidase family protein yields the protein MEYTNKRTDELWRWSATDLAHGIRTGLISSREAVSSCLNRIEEVNPALNALVEVHAEEALAAADQADLAVKKGEVLKPLHGVPVSTKVNVDQAGHATTDGVLAFKDQIAEKDSPPVANLRKAGAVIVGRSNTPAFSFRWFTNNDLHGRTLNPWDKTRTPGGSSGGASSAVASGMMPIGHGNDIGGSVRHPAYACGIAGIRPTMGRIPGWYGPPSGDQSPSTQLMSTDGPLARNVADLRLAFSCMSEFDPRDPLHTSVPLLGEPLQKPIRVGLLRDVGVAKPSPAVNQALNDAASQLEEAGYIVEEVHLPLFAEAYRLWYLLVLEDFRTALPLVEQYGDEGMKKAAFHYFSNAKEWWGEEPKLSDYIKGYSRRGTLIVQLQEFLQEYPILLMPVSTDQAFEQDADLVSVESMRRCMDAQWSMMAIPVLGFPAMSVPTAVVDDLPVGVQLLGRRFREDTLFDAAEVIEAHAKIQTPIDPR from the coding sequence ATGGAATATACTAATAAGAGAACGGATGAATTATGGCGTTGGTCTGCAACTGATTTGGCACATGGTATTCGAACAGGACTTATTTCATCGCGAGAAGCTGTCAGCAGCTGTTTAAATAGGATTGAGGAAGTGAACCCTGCGCTTAATGCTCTAGTTGAAGTTCATGCAGAGGAGGCACTGGCTGCAGCCGATCAAGCAGATCTTGCTGTAAAAAAAGGAGAGGTGCTTAAACCATTACATGGGGTGCCTGTTTCTACAAAGGTTAACGTTGACCAAGCTGGGCATGCAACGACAGACGGTGTTTTGGCATTCAAAGATCAGATTGCAGAGAAAGACAGTCCGCCAGTAGCGAACTTACGGAAAGCAGGAGCTGTAATTGTTGGTCGTAGTAATACACCAGCCTTTAGTTTTCGATGGTTTACTAATAATGATTTGCATGGTAGAACGTTGAATCCGTGGGATAAAACACGTACGCCTGGCGGGTCAAGTGGTGGGGCCTCATCAGCTGTCGCATCAGGAATGATGCCAATTGGACACGGAAATGATATCGGTGGCTCTGTTCGCCACCCTGCCTACGCATGTGGAATTGCTGGAATCCGACCAACAATGGGAAGAATTCCTGGTTGGTATGGGCCTCCAAGCGGAGATCAATCACCTTCTACTCAATTAATGTCTACGGATGGACCACTTGCACGCAATGTTGCAGACCTTCGTCTTGCTTTCTCATGCATGAGTGAGTTTGATCCACGGGATCCCCTTCATACTTCCGTACCATTATTAGGGGAACCTCTTCAAAAACCAATTCGAGTTGGCCTTTTACGAGATGTTGGTGTTGCCAAACCTTCACCAGCTGTCAATCAAGCTTTGAATGATGCTGCTAGTCAGTTGGAAGAAGCTGGTTATATTGTCGAAGAAGTCCATCTCCCTCTATTTGCAGAAGCCTACAGGCTATGGTATTTACTAGTATTAGAAGATTTTAGAACCGCTTTGCCGCTTGTAGAGCAATACGGTGATGAAGGAATGAAAAAGGCAGCATTTCATTATTTCTCCAATGCAAAAGAATGGTGGGGAGAAGAACCAAAGCTATCCGATTATATCAAAGGGTATTCACGTCGCGGAACATTAATTGTTCAACTTCAAGAGTTTTTACAAGAATACCCCATCCTCCTTATGCCCGTTTCTACTGACCAGGCATTTGAACAAGATGCCGATTTAGTAAGTGTTGAAAGCATGAGGCGTTGTATGGATGCACAATGGTCGATGATGGCCATTCCAGTTCTTGGGTTCCCAGCTATGTCTGTTCCAACTGCTGTTGTGGATGATCTCCCAGTTGGCGTTCAGCTCTTAGGAAGACGTTTTCGAGAAGACACTTTATTTGATGCGGCGGAAGTTATTGAAGCCCATGCGAAAATTCAAACTCCTATCGATCCTAGGTAA
- a CDS encoding GNAT family N-acetyltransferase codes for MDIRLLNRNENPPMDLLILADPSREIVADYLRRGECYIAEMEKQIIGVYVLLPTRPETVELVNVAVAEKIHGRGIGKRLVMHAIETARGKGYKTIEIGTGNSSMGQLALYQKCGFRMTGIDIDFFVKHYREEIFENGIQCKDMVRLSQEL; via the coding sequence ATGGATATTAGATTACTAAATAGAAATGAAAATCCGCCTATGGATTTATTAATATTAGCGGATCCATCACGAGAGATCGTTGCGGACTATTTGAGGAGGGGAGAATGCTATATTGCGGAGATGGAGAAGCAGATTATTGGAGTTTATGTACTACTTCCAACAAGACCTGAAACTGTGGAGTTGGTAAACGTTGCAGTTGCGGAAAAAATTCACGGTCGAGGCATAGGGAAACGACTAGTCATGCATGCAATTGAAACCGCGAGAGGAAAAGGATACAAAACCATTGAGATCGGAACTGGAAATTCAAGCATGGGCCAACTAGCCCTATATCAAAAGTGCGGGTTTAGAATGACTGGTATTGATATAGACTTTTTTGTTAAACATTACCGCGAGGAAATTTTCGAGAATGGGATTCAATGTAAGGATATGGTTCGTCTGTCTCAGGAGTTATAA
- a CDS encoding MerR family transcriptional regulator: protein MIGVEMNMVVRDSLQALELYEKLFDIERIEVSNFPRGENEVVFSLYDVRFHMLDENPKFHLIAPTPDDPKTSWVNVTVPDINVTYTNAIKLGCTEIQPVTEMPDYGVSNAIFMDPFGYIWMLHQVHKEVSHEERIQLWEKNRENEQ from the coding sequence ATGATCGGTGTAGAAATGAATATGGTTGTGAGAGATAGCTTACAAGCATTAGAATTATACGAAAAATTATTCGATATCGAGCGTATCGAGGTTTCAAACTTCCCTCGTGGTGAAAATGAGGTAGTCTTCAGTCTATATGATGTTCGCTTTCATATGTTAGATGAAAATCCTAAGTTTCATTTAATCGCACCAACTCCTGATGATCCTAAAACTAGTTGGGTGAATGTGACTGTTCCAGATATTAACGTGACCTATACAAATGCGATAAAGTTAGGTTGTACAGAGATACAACCAGTGACCGAGATGCCTGATTATGGAGTATCAAACGCCATATTTATGGATCCTTTTGGTTATATATGGATGCTGCATCAAGTACATAAAGAGGTTAGTCATGAAGAGCGTATACAGCTTTGGGAAAAAAATAGGGAGAATGAACAATAA